The genomic DNA TGAGCAATCAAGTGTCAAATTACTGCCTTAGcataagcataaaaaaaaaacaaacaaaaaaaaaagcggtcTGACCTGGGCTAAGAGCTTTAGTATGTCTGTCCCTTAGCGTTTACACCGTGGTGTAATAACCCATTACTGCATGGTACCATCtcactcaaaacaaaaacaacaacaaaacaaacaaacaaacaaacaaacaaaaaaaggtcgcaaaatataaaacacaatctTTACTAGGATTCCAATCCTCCACGAGGAGACCAGGCTGCTGCACTCCAAACGTCTGTCCATGTCTGAAAAGCCAGCTCTCTCGCGTTtgggtaaagagagaaaaaaaaaaaaaaattaaagacaaGAGCAGTGAAATTCCCTACAGAATGGCACAGAGGAGCAACCTAGCGGACCCCGTTTACGAACACAGACACGAATCGACGCTCCGGGCTTCGCCGGGCTAAACGCGTTCCAAGAGGGAGTCCGTCAAGCCGCTCCCCGCCCGGTCCGTCCCGCAGGAGGCGGACCACAGGGGGTCCGCGTCGTCCAGGGGGAGCTTGTCGAGGTCGTAGGTGTCAAAGAGGTCAGTAATGCCTTCCTCTTCACCCAGGCTCATCAGGTAGTCTTCGCTGAGCAGGGGCGAGCCCAGGTTGACGAAGGGCGCGTCGATGGTGGGGATCTGGTCCTCCGTCTGCTGCAGGAGGCTGGTGTACGGAGAGGTGATCGGGGAGAGATTGGTCACCGTCACGGCCGGGCCGGACCGAACGCTAtctgagagagagtaagacagagagagagagagagagaaaaagaaaaggggaggggggaaacGTTAGAGAACGTTAGAAAAGGAGTAAAATTCCAGGCAGACGACTCTCTCTGGGTAATATTAACCACCATTCATAAGACAGGTAACGATCAAGTTCACAACAACTGTCAGCCATAACTGGGTTTTTTAAAACACCCAATTAATTAATACAGCTTTTGAGGCCAGTCTTGTGTTTACACAGCTGTTAATGGATGCATCTGATACCATACTGATCCAACATGAACCGATGAAAAGCAGAATTCTATTGCATACTCATCGATGATCATGTTAGGAGAGGATAATGTACTGATAATGAAGCATTCGCAGCTCATAGAAAGGTCCTGGCAGTTGCGTAATGCTGATGTGAGAATAACCTTTTCTATGTCTGAAATCACTGTGTCACAAAACCACTTACCTTCTAAGACCTTCATGAAGGGTGTGGAGCTTCCACCCAGGCTGAGGGCGGAGTTCTTCACCGGGCTGTCGGGCGTGTTCTCGTCcggacacagaaacacatctaTGGGCCCCTTGGCACTGGTCAGATGCACCTGTAAGccctgaaatgaaaaatgcacaATCTCGCGTAAAGGGTTAAGGCTCATGTCACACAGCTAATGGATTAAATGTACTTGCCACCACTATCAAACGCAGAGGTATGACTGTGTTTAATTACAGCGCATTAACTTGACAATggattcattaattaattaccTTAATGAATTAATCCATTTTAAAGTTAATGCCCTGTAATTATAAATATGGTTGATTTGTGAGGTAACTCCATGATGATGAACAGGAGAAAAGTGTCCTGACGGAGACTTGCCTCCTGTGGGTCTGGAACCTCCAGTTTAGTCTCCGACGGGGCTTTGACCACGATGACGGTCTGGTCTCGGAGACTGCGCAGCCTCCGGATGTCCTGATACGTCACGTAGGCGAGCGTGAGGCTGGTTAAAGAGGCAAACTGCACCGATGGCAAACGGGTCTTTCCCTCCTGACTTAGctcacattatatatatactACAGGTATTACAAAATCCAGCAAGGACAGAGCCTTGTTAGCTGTTCTATGGGCGTGTAATTGATATCGGAGCCGAAAACAGTAGTTTgtcattaaaaatatgtttaatcaCATTTGTCACTTAAGCCCTAATGACATGTCCTTGTCCAGCATCATATAACCCACATTAATCAGGCaccattttggggggggggggatacaacATGGTCTATTAAGAGACATTAACATAATAATCTACTTGTGTCTAATCCATGTTTTCTGCCATCAGCTTGCTTCCTCAGCCTAGAGGACAGTGAAAGGATATTTCTGATAGTGCGAGGACTCTGTCATCTGCTTGACGTCCTGGCTGCAGCTCTGGATCAACTCGTCCAGTCTGCGCTCCTCCTGGACCAGCTGGGCCACCTCACTGCTCAGGCTCTGCCTCTGATTCAGCGTGCCTCCCGCCTCCGACAGGTTACAGCCCCTGCGTGGGCAccgaggagagagggagggagggagagaggggggagggggaaaggGGGAGAAATGGTTAGCCTTTAGAACAAGTCCCCCTCATTTTTGGGAGGTATCGTGATAGTAGATACAAaattgatatttaaaaaaaaaaaaaaaaaaaaagcatgctcAGAATGGCCCTGGTATTTTCTGTTACTTGTTCAGTAAGCGATCTGATTTAGTTTTTCACGGAACATAGACGCGGCACATGACTTTGGCAGATTTGGGCTTGTGGTTTAATTATCCTGGTCCGTATGCTCCTACAGGCTGTCAGCGCCTAACGACGGCTGAAAAGACCCAAAGCCATCTGACTTCATCAGACAATTAGTGCTTAATTGGGCAAGTGAGTATCATCTTCACAACGCACTTGAAAAACTATCACAAAGCCCCAAAAATCTctcacagggacacacacagtgcctgaGGTTTTGATGAGCTGAAGTGAATTACCCATGCGAGAGTGTCTGTGGCTATTGTTTATGCTTAATTAATGAGCCATGAGCATAAACCGATCTTCAATAATCAGGGAGGCGCGCTGAGATCATTTGCTTTATCAGTAGCTTGCAATAAATGGTAGCATGAACCTCCTCATGTCAGTAGAGActaccaccccacccccaccgcaccgcacccaaaaaaaaagaaagaaagacaattgGTCGTGAATTTGAGAGCCGAGTGTGATTTCCTTCTCGTTAAGGGTGAAGAGATAGGTACTCTAGattaccatctcatttttttttttttttcctgtggttaCCTCTTCTGGCAAAGTAATGCCAGTTCCTCTGCAACAAGTGTTACCACAAACTCGCAAACACGTATGCAAAATGCACATATGTGACAGGACAGCTTCCTGTGTACTTAAGtgtaatgtttgaaaactgCTTGGCAACAGGGGTACATCATGTGACCTTTTTGGACTTTACTGTTGCCGGGTGGAAGTGTATCCTACTGAGGCACATAAACAAGCCACAGTTTCTCTATAACACACACCACCAACTATATATTACTGTATAGCTACTAGCGCGGTTTTATGATTGGGTATCATAACAGACGacagtgtacttttttttttttttttttttcctgcagtcaAACCTCACCAAGCAGTGTGTGAACTTAAAAAATAGCTCAAATTCATATTTCAGGAAGTTATAAACCGTGAGAACCAGACAATAAAAAATagatacacagaaaaaagagagaacattacTATAAAACTATCAGATATGAAACTGTGTGGGCAGCAACTTCCTGCAAGAACAttttttctgggggttttttgttttgtttttttctggacaAAAGGAAGAATTTGTTAAACCCGTGTGGACTGAAACACGAGCACATACATCCACTGGATGTTATTTTTGGATTTCTTCTTGATGAGATGGACGCCCTCCAGAACGTTGGTGATGTCATAGAGACGCCTCTTCTGGACCTTCAGGACCTCGGCGGCCCGGTTCAAGTCCACCACGCCGTCCGACGACTGGCCCAGCAGCTGGACGAACTTCTTCGTGAGGAGACCCAGCGAGGTGTCATAACGGGTCTTCTCCGACGGAGATTTAGGAGCTGCGTGGAGGGCGAGAAAttcataactttaaaaaaagatgagatgATGTTCACTAAGGCAGAAGGTTTCAAGCAGACTCCACTGGGCATCACAAGGCCACGACACAATTACTGCATAATCATACAAGCATGTTAACATCAGCAGAGAACTTTTCTTTCACCatgtaaatttgtttaaaaaaaaaaaaaaacattatagcAAATGAGCTTGTACACACAAGGAATGCAAAGACAGACGGacgtttttttaaaagataacaTTACAAAACGCCAGTTTGGGTATTTGAAGATTGCGGGCCAGGCGCTTCTGCCGCCAAATGTGGAACTCTTACTTTTAAGATCCTTCAGCTCAGCCAGGGGACCCCCAGTTTGGCTCTTGGGGGCTTTCACTCCATCAGTGGTGTATAGGTGATCTGCGTCATCTAGTGCAAGCCTTCTCTTAGCctagagagagcgcgagagagagagagcgagagagagagcgagagagagagatcagaaatATAATATACACACCAGCCCCTCCAACAACGTCTCTCAACTTAGTCCTGAAGCCCAAGGTGAAGAGTCAGTTTTGCTGTAGTCTTGCATCAAGATAATTCTCAATTTCCTTTCTGTAATTCTTTGGACAATGGACAATGTTATCGCTGCCAATACCGCGGTATTAGGATGTGTACCGCGGTGTTCATaacagcttttttccccccctatcTGAGTGCGCTGCCATCCTCGTGTAGCCTTTAGCTTGGTCTGTAGCCTTGTCTACAGGTATCTGGATATTTTCAAAaactcacttttttcccccccatcaGTTCTGAAAAGGATCACGTCCGTTGcacacactttttgtttttttaaatctctccgcacgagaacaaaaaaaaaacaattctaaaATGCCAAGACCTCAGCACtgagcatacacacaacatttaGCAAGCGCATCCCGTCACTGTAACCTTCTGGtcgactgaccaatcaaatcaatcgAGAGGACTGACACTGAGGAGGGGCGGTTTGCGAGTCTGGTATGGAAAACTAGTGAGCAACTGCAACTGTCAACAAATAATGTCATGGAGGTAAACATTCAATGTTTAGCATTCAACCCCAGTCTATACCCATGTTTATTAATTACATGTAAATATTGCATTCACAGAAATGTGAATATGACGTGTAGCATGTAACTATAGGTAGACATTTCGCTAGTGATAGCAATGAATCCACATGACTGCACATCATGGCAACAttaacagacaagacagacatgCCATACAGAAAGTCTTTctgagtttatttttaattcctTTCAGCTCAACAGTTTCAACATCAACATCGAGTGCTTAAATAAAACTCTACAGTGGTCTACTTGCCCCTACCAGAAACATCCAGAatttttttctactgctctggccCTGACTAAGTTCATGTGACGTGCAAACAACCTGCgttaatgtaaacacaaatggttgcccatacatcttgtAATcacatacatgttttcatgctacatgtagcctttagcctccacCATCtcggtcagactttttttttgttactcccgcctcccTTGGAAACGTCACATTGTGAACTGATTTGTTCTCGCATGGTTTTCATCTGCATGAAGTTGGGGATTCGCCACCTCAGTTTCGCTCGCCAGATTCGCTCCGATCTCGCCCAATCAGAGTGAATTTCGCTCCCATACGACCTGAACGAGAGCGAAGCGTAGTTCGCTGCAATGGAAGTGTAACCCAGGACAAGTCGagtcaaatgaatgaacaaataaacacagagcgGTTTGGCTGAGGTATTACCGCAAACCACAAAGGTGGCATTCTTCGAATACCGCGGTAAGGAAATTTATATACCGCAGCGGCCCTGCTGAGGAACCCCTGTGAGAAGAAAGCCAAAGGTATGAGTGGCAAAGGAAGAAAATAACCCTTGATCTATAATAGGAGgacgtgggagagaattctcagcctgggccagatatggctaAGATTCTAACCACAAGACCCAGGAGGAGGGGCCCACCCTCCTCCGGTCATCATGCCCGACTCAACCTACGGAAAGCTTACCTTCTGCCAGACAATATCTGGACCATCAAACACATCGTCTCCCGTCATCTGTCCCTTATTCTTCCTTTACAGGGGGATCCAGTGTCAGCGGGAAAAGTCAGGAAAACATCAGTGTTGCACAAACAACTGGTAATGCAATAAGGCAATAACCAATTAGGCCAATTGAAAGTACAGGGATAAAACCGTGCAGCCGAATCAATACCACCTGCCCAGTGGCTCAGTGGAAACACCCCACAGGCCTGTTCGCGCCAAAGCACACGTGGTTGAAGTCCAGAGTCAGCGATCAACAGATGAGTTCAATCAATTCTGTGGGTATCGAGTGCCGACGGGAACTGGAAGAAGTTAGCCTGAACCGGTCTTTCCGAACGCGTTTCTACCGGTTCCCTGGTCCTGATTATTTTCTATTAACCCTAACATTTCCAGTTCCAGATCACTCCGGTTGAGCAAAGGCTCTATGGTCAGTTGACTAAGGTGTGCCATTTCATAACCCGGCACGCGGACCTGACGGAACAGGTAAAGAAAACATCGTTCTCTGGCTCTCTCAGACAAAAACGGAGCCAAAACCTCCAACGTAGATGCATCACACTGAAACCAAGCGTTGAAATAAAAGAatttaaggaagaaaaaaaaataaagtgataGAATTAGATAAGTCCCTGTATCTTATGGGGCACACGACTTAATTTTAccacagcttaaaaaaaataaataaataaaagccagATAGCGCTACAATGTCACTTAGGCTGAATGAACCGAAGAAAAACCTGCCTGACCATCTATCAAACAagtagtttttcatttttggttcaAAGTATTAAGAGACACACCCGATGGCACTGGGAACCCTAAATGAACTGCCTGCCACACAGACCTGCCACGTACTGGAACATACCTTCGAACCATtcacaccttacacacacactcttcacaacaagaacaacactaTTACTTTTTTTTGATATGTGGGCTGTATTACAAAGACTGTTCTTCGGTGTTCATAACCAGAAAGCAGCCTTCCCTTCCAGTGTAAGGCAGCAAGTTAAGAATGGACAGCCATTTTAGGACATGCTGTTTTTGTATCTGGCTCTGGAATACTGCACACCATTTGCAAAGAAGGGGGCAGACAAGAGACCCAGACTTCTCATTCACACTCTATGTAGTGGGAATTCCCTGGCAGCACCATCACAATACCCACTGAGACTGATACAGATTGTTTAAACACAGTGGCAGACCAAAGTACTAGCTTTGTTGCCTGATTTAAAACACCTGCTGGTGACACTAAAGGGGACCTCAGAATTTGAAGATATTTGCTTTAAATCAGCAAAGTAGTATTACCAGGTGGAGGAAGAATTGCTTATCAGTTTTGTACTGTGTCTTAGCATTtgtttagaaaaaagaaaacgtttgCAATATTTGCATAgaaaagagtaaaacagtcacaCCTTCAAATTCTAACAATAAAAAGTAATGTTATCCCTGGGTTCCTTCACTCATCGATACAACATAAGGGAGTTGTGTTTGATCCATTTTGTAAACAGTATCACGCATGGCTGCAAGACCATGGCTGTGGTTTTTGGAGCACGAGCATATCTGACgttttgaacttttttcttATAAACAGTTTGCAAAGACAGGCCAGTAGCAGAGCCATGTATCTGGGGCAATTTAATATCTAGCGAAACAACCGCAATGACTTTTCGTGTcgaaagtgtaaaaaaaaaaaaaccagcttCACTTTGCACCCTCTTAAATGCGCAATGCCCGCGCTTCCGatgagaaacaaataaataacacacgACGGGATATGCAAACTCTTCAGAAGGTTTCTAAACCATTTCTGCCAGGGTGTGACAGCGCTTGTATAACAGCGTCAAACTCGAGCTGAGATATGTGAACACGTTTGATGCGCAAACACAGTCGAATCGAAGACCCAACTCTAACACTTTTGAGAAACGGAACCCACTGAGGTCAGCAAATTGCGAACGTACTTCTTGGCGTTATCAACCAACATCTCAAATTTAATGCAAACGTGCTCATTTGCACGTTTGTTTATTAAAAGAAATGTAGCCTAAAACTTGCAGGCGGCAAGACACGGAGACTActgggtgaaaaaaaacaaatgctttaaGAAGATTACGCTGCCTTGGAAAGCAAATCTATTGCTCAACTCAATAGTGAAACCCAACGAAGCTATTCCCTTCCCCCATCACTCCAAAAACACGAACCAAGGCCTTGAGTTTCACATGCACAATGCAAAACGCAAAGCATCGACAACCCTAACAACCCTTTGCAGACGTGAATATATCGTGAACGAGTGCTTTCAGTAAGAATAAtcaatgtaaacaaacaagaaagctGTAGAACTTAGCCCTCTCTGCCAATTGACCTTTTTCATACGGGTGTGACCCCATATATGGGTAATGCAAAACTGATACGGTCCTCATGCCCCATGCAATCAAGGACTTGTAACCACATACAAAACGGTTTATTACTTAAACGGAAAGTGCGCGAACCgcttcatttacacagacaaCACCGTCTGGCACGCTATTAATTATGCACACCACTGAGCTACATTAACCAGAGATGGTCTACGGCAACGGGGACTTGTCCAAACATGCGCCCAAGTCACTGGCTACTGCTGTTAGCTAGCCTAGCGTGTAGCGAGGTTATTCGCCAATTATACCTACTTTTGTGCTTGGGTttgcgtgagagagtgtgtaagttACCGGAGGACGTCCTAGTGCAGGTCGTTGTGCCGATCCGTTAGTAGCTCCGTGCGGAGTGGTGTATAAACTGCCAGGTGAAGGATCGGACAAGCAGACACTGGATGTCTGTGTAATGCAAGGCGGTGGGGTTATTATCTGGATAACGTTATATGTGGCCGTGGGTAGACTAGTTAGGCGATCGGAAAGTGCCGTTAAAACTGCATTTTTGTCCAGCGAAGAGCCACCAACCCCTGTTATTATGACTTTATCCGGGGCAGATGAGATCCCTCTTCTCATCTTTGTGGACTCCGATGTCCTTAGTCCCTCCTTTAGTTTAAACCCCTTTTTCTCCTAATCCGCCGCGTTTCTTTGACAAATACTGATGGACAACGATACATCAGAATCTTAACAACCGATGTACTAATGTTCGGGTTTATATAAACAGCAGACGCAGGCAGATGCTTTGGATTAGAAACAGACGCGAAACGAAGCGCGACCTGCTGAAAAAATGGCTCCAGGAAGCTGACAATGAATGAGGGGATGCAGTTTACCCGCGAAAGGCCCTCCCGCGAAACTCAGATTTCCCGGGAAATTTTTAAACGAAATTTGCATATCGCGAGTGATTGGTAAACTCTCATAGACGCCCCACCTCTATTTGTTTACGCCCAGTGTTTTCTTTGCCAATAAGACGCCGAATAGTTATATCGAGCGTTTCAATTGGTCGGATGCTGCACATGTAGTGAGACGTCACAGAGGAAGTACATTAGTGCAACGAGAAAAACAGTTAATCTGAAGTTGATCCCTTAATAAGTGCGCGCTTGTACTAGAAAACGTAAAATTGTGCCCAAATGGGCAGAATGTATGcgctttttttttacaccacaCTGCCATTTcctcaaatgtttttattaatgtcAAAACACTTGCCATTTTCCAGCCGAAATGCAAACGggtgaaaaaataataatttgtgtCCCGAGTTACAGAACGCCAGCACGATTCACAATCCCTCTTTGCGTTTTTGT from Chanos chanos chromosome 8, fChaCha1.1, whole genome shotgun sequence includes the following:
- the LOC115819735 gene encoding transcription factor E2F3-like, translated to MRRGISSAPDKVIITGVGGSSLDKNAVLTALSDRLTSLPTATYNVIQIITPPPCITQTSSVCLSDPSPGSLYTTPHGATNGSAQRPALGRPPAKRRLALDDADHLYTTDGVKAPKSQTGGPLAELKDLKTPKSPSEKTRYDTSLGLLTKKFVQLLGQSSDGVVDLNRAAEVLKVQKRRLYDITNVLEGVHLIKKKSKNNIQWMGCNLSEAGGTLNQRQSLSSEVAQLVQEERRLDELIQSCSQDVKQMTESSHYQKLAYVTYQDIRRLRSLRDQTVIVVKAPSETKLEVPDPQEGLQVHLTSAKGPIDVFLCPDENTPDSPVKNSALSLGGSSTPFMKVLEDSVRSGPAVTVTNLSPITSPYTSLLQQTEDQIPTIDAPFVNLGSPLLSEDYLMSLGEEEGITDLFDTYDLDKLPLDDADPLWSASCGTDRAGSGLTDSLLERV